A stretch of Gadus macrocephalus chromosome 17, ASM3116895v1 DNA encodes these proteins:
- the LOC132445497 gene encoding LOW QUALITY PROTEIN: putative nuclease HARBI1 (The sequence of the model RefSeq protein was modified relative to this genomic sequence to represent the inferred CDS: inserted 3 bases in 2 codons; deleted 2 bases in 1 codon) yields MASPFLGVTVDLGARIVQASLRRQRVFRDRTDPLAFSDNXLYERYRFSAEGIPYLXRPCVGNATQRSRALTVAQCVCVSLRFFATGTYLHAVGDAERIGKNTVCRAIHKVVAALNILLNMFVAFPSFLPSQIVKEGFYTLSGFPKLIGAIDCTHVPITGPLGENEADFVNRKSTHSINVQMTCDHQVIASSVDAKWPGSVHDSRIFRESSLCRQFQQGRYDGILVGDRGYACMPFLMTPYGDPQSESETRFNRALSTCRVRIEMTFGIIKARWNCLRGLRVKPERGSQIITACVVLHNIATIRKERAPHVLLVADDVVDPITVDHPTGTAVRRAIANQFFGSFFCFV; encoded by the exons atggcgtcaccatttttgGGTGTtaccgtggacctcggcgcacgtatcgtacaggcgtctctccggagacagagggtttttcgggacagaactgATCCCTTGGCATTTTCTGAcaa tctttatgagagatacagattctcagcAGAGGGTATTCCTTATC ATCGACCTTGTGTAGGCAATGCGACACAAAGAAGCCGTGCCcttactgttgcgcagtgtgtctgtgtttccctGCGATTTTTTGCCACGGGCACATATTTACATGCAGTTGGTGATGCAGAACGTATTGGAAAAAATACGGTGTGCCGTGCTATACACAAGGTTGTAGCTGCGCTCAATATTTTGCTCAATATGTTCGTGGCGTTTCCCAGCTTCTTGCCAAGTCAAATTGTCAAGGAAGGATTTTACACACTTTCAG GATTCCCCAAACTGATAGGAGCAATTGACTGTACGCATGTCCCAATCACTGGACCTTTAGGGGAAAATGAGGCTGACTTTGTAAACAGAAAGTCAACCCATAGCATCAATGTGCag ATGACTTGTGACCATCAAGTCATT GCATCCAGTGTGGATGCGAAATGGCCTGGCTCGGTCCATGACTCCCGTATTTTTCGGGAGTCAAGTCTTTGCCGACAGTTTCAGCAAG GCCGTTATGATGGAATTCTTGTTGGGGACAGAGGGTATGCCTGCATGCCGTTCTTAATGACACCATACGGCGACCCACAGAGTGAATCGGAGACACGGTTCAACAGGGCCTTAAGCACATGCCGGGTGAGGATCGAGATGACCTTTGGAATTATCAAGGCCCGCTGGAACTGCCTCCGTGGTTTGAGGGTCAAGCCGGAGAGAGGAAGCCAAATTATCACGGCATGTGTGGTGCTCCACAATATAGCAACAATTCGCAAAGAGAGAGCCCCACATGTGCTATTGGTGGCAGATGATGTGGTGGACCCCATCACGGTGGATCATCCCACAGGAACGGCGGTCAGACGGGCCATCGCTAACCAGTTTTTTggttcgtttttttgttttgtttag